Within Triticum dicoccoides isolate Atlit2015 ecotype Zavitan chromosome 1B, WEW_v2.0, whole genome shotgun sequence, the genomic segment CCACTTTGGGCACCCCATGACGCTCTACATAGAAGACTCTAGAAGCCTTGACTTTCAAGAAAATGACTCTGTATCCGCGTAGGACTCCTCCCTACCGACGTGGCCGACTAGGACTCTTgtaatcctaggcctctggtatattatataAGACGTGGCTGGGCTAGTCGATGGAACAGAACTATAGACAGACATTGAACAATCTCAGTACTTTGTACTATTGATACACTCCAATGCAATAAAGCACAAGCAGGATATAGGGTTTTATCTCCTCCTGAGAGCCTGAATCTGGATAAATACCGTGTCCTTGTTACCATCATGCCACATAATCTAGCTTAGATACCCGACCGAGGGATCTGTCGAATTTAGCTCCGACACCATCTGAGCGTGGATCGAGCTCAGCCACCAACCCTAGGTTAGGAGGCGCTACCTCCGAACCCGTAGTCGAAGGAGCCACCGGCTGGGCGTAAGCCTTCGGCGACGTCAGCGATGACCCCCACGATAGAAATTGAGGAACTGCCAGAGGGAAATGCAACGCACGTGGCAACGCCACTCCTACACGCCAAGAAATTGTAACATAGTCCATTGATAGAAATTATGGGTTTATGCATGTTAAACTCTTCGTTTTGAATTCGTCGATAATTTTCACCACCTTTCATCCCCTCAAATTATTAGGTGGTAATAACATCAGAAAAGTTGAATGACATGGCATGTACTTTAGGCGGTTGGATGCTTTTGGAGGCCTAAGGTGGGGCATTCTCGAGTGGCTGATTTGAGATCTGTGATTGCCAAGGTGATTGCTGTCTGAAATGAAATCTTTGGAAGGTGTAACTTTACTTTCTATCTCTAATATGTCATATGAAGTGAGCTATAGGCACCGCGAGCATATGTCTCTGTTATGACAAAGGTTTGGCCATGCGAGGGAACATTGTATACGCACTACAACTTGTTTGAATATTAGACATCATGGGCAATGTAAACCTATAACCTTGGAATATGAACGTAAAATAGAGTGTAGAATTAGATGCTTGTACAATTTGTGTTAGATCTCCAAACACATGCTTCATTATCGTATTGTAACCAAAATCTTCCTTCTGGTTAATTAATGACAGTACACTTTTCATCAAATTACATTATTCTATATGCAATTTGCGGATTATACATGCGCACCCTTGTTATAAATTAATCAAACAACAAATAATGGACGGCAAAGACCTACTCCTTGAGCATGAATTCGCTTGAGTAAACACCGGTTTACTAGGACCTAGTGACGTGTCAAATGCCGTAGGAATGAGACGGTTATCCACTTATGACCGTCATCTTTTGTTTCTTATAGTGATGGAGAGAAGGTCTGGAATTGCAATTTTTTAATTAAAAGTTGGTATTAATCTTAATTCAGTTTACAGAAAAGTAGTTAAGATGCATTTGATTCTTGTAGACCGGTGCCCAAAATAAACATTatgtgttactccctccgttccaaattactcgtcgctgaaatggatgtatttagaactaaaatacatctagatacatccatacgtacgacaagtaattcagaacggagggagtacttaggatTTTTTAAGCCGGCAGAGAGCTGTGGAATTCTCGAATACACATATGAACTCGGTTCATGTATACCCACCTCTATGACTAGAGAAGTACTACCTCGTTCCAAAATATgcgttgtggttttagttcaaatttgagtaCATACTTGAAAACATTTAACTGTCATGATTTCACAATATTCACTGTCTTCTCCTACTTTCGTATTGTAGTGTTTGAACTCCATGTGTTTCTTTCCATCCTTAATACATTAATTGCAACTAAAAAAGTTCCCGCAAAAAAAACTAACAACTAAAAAAAAGGCATTAACTAGCTAATTTCCCCGCATAGCCGTACATTTGATAGGTAATATTTGGATATACATTCACATATGGGCATATAAATGGCAGATAATTAATGGATGCTTATCTTACTACAGTCTAGATGGAAGCCTTTAAATGATGTCACTAATGATCGTATATCGGTATATGGGTAAGTATATGTACTGCTATATACTACTCCCTCAGTCTCAAAATTCTtgttttagatttgtctaaatacggatgtatcaagtcatggtttagtattagatacatctatatctagacaaatttaagacaagaattttgggacaggggGAGTATATCTCGAGGCTCATATATCATGTGTATACCTGTCAATATTTGACATTCTGAATTTGAATAATTAGATCCCAATTAATGTACGCTAAAAACGGAACATTTTTATGTTATTCCAATTTCAGGTAACGGTAAGCTTGGATCAGGCATTGGGTTCTGATGCCAAGCTGCCTATAAATACAGGAGGGCTAGCCTCGTTGTGATCACCCAATCATCGTTCTTTCCTGCACATCCATCAACCCAGAAGGCAACCTAGCTAGACTAGCTCTCTGAGTTGAAACTCCGGCGGCCGGCGACCACCGTGCAAAGATATTCCACGGCTAGCTAGCTCGTGGGTCCCCTCATCCTGGTAAGCAACTAAACATATATTCCCTTCGTTCACAATGCAAATATACGATGCTTTGGATAttttaatatagactacatacaaaATGATTGAACAAAGAcagtaaaatacgtctatatacatttgAATCAGAAAaaataaaacatcttatatttgtgaacggacggAGTATAAAAGAAAATTACTATAGTTTTTTTAAGCTAGCATTTAGGGGTCACTTGTGCTCGTCCTGAATCCTCTCATCATATGCTTGTGATTTTTTTATATTCTAGATCCAGTTTGTGATTTTGTTTTAGAGAACAAACAATTAAACATTGTTACCCACAAAAAAAATTAACCATGGTTTAATTTTTATCCTATGTACGTATAACTGAAGCGAGGAAACATCATCATATGGTGATCAACATCCGATTAAAACATGGAGTTCGAAAGTTTAAACTAAGATCATGCGTGTAAACTCAAGCTGGTTGATTTTAGGTCTGCTCATCTACATGTTATCATATGATAGAATGGTATTCGCGAAGTGCTGAAAAAGATATGTTTTTTGTTGTAGATCTAGATCTGCTGGCTTGCTACTAACAAACCTTTTTTGTTCATGATTATTTAGTGTAGAACAAGTTGAGAAATAAGGATGTATGGTCATCTATTCTTTGAGGATTAGTTATATTAGtcacattttttgaaaaaaaaaatatctCTCATTGTGATAGTGTATTCAAAATTATCATGGCACAATTTGTACTACTTCGTGTTAGACCTTATTAGAACTCATATATTTGGTGAATTCGGACTTGGATATATATATTCAACTTATGTACAGTTGGATGGGTGCCGTAGATACGTACTCGAATACAAACCATTACACATTGTGTATGTGATGGTGCGGCATCCCATGCATTAGTACAATCCATGATCTGCCACCCGAGTCCCTAGTATGCACATCTTGCCAAGCTTGCTCCATCTCAGTCATTCCTTTTATCTTAGCAATGTTTACTTGCACATCAAATTACTTTGTGCTGCTGTTCCTATATTAATCTAATTTATATGCCAATTTACAAGGTTGTACATATCTACGTACATATGTATTTTTCCTATATAGAGAGAGAAGTATGCTACTGGAAATTGCCAACCTTGTGTGACTAGAATTGCCACCGAAAAAGTCAGGCCGGAGTGCCACGTCTTATCATTTTGGTTAAATTTacgggagtacctagaactcatctagatgagatataatttggtctcattcactttgaaaacaaaaGCAGATATAAccaacgtcagcacacacgcattttatagcatcacatccaatggctataaaaggtgaatgagaccaaattatatctcatctagatgagttctagcaaaactgtaaatTTACTATGCATGCATGTTCTTCTCTAATTGAGTAGCAGTAAACATGGGTTACCCTCGTATTGTTCCATGAGCAGCTGCTGATCAATGGAGTGCAAGCGCGTGAACACCCAGTCCCCCAAGCCCAAGGTTGTTTTCGTGCTTGGAGCCACGGCCACAGGAAAGTCCAAGCTCGCCATCTCCCTCGCCAAGCGCTTCGgcggcgaggtcatcaactccgacAAGATCCAGGTGTACGACGGCGTGCCCATACTCTCCAACAAGGTCACCCAGGAGGAGAGCGCCGGCGTGCCACACCACCTCCTGGGCGGCGTGCACCCCGACGCGGACTTCACCGCCGAGGACTTCCGCCGCGAGGCCCAGGCCGCCATCTCCGTCGTCCTCTCCGCGGGCCGCCTCCCCGTTGTCGCCGGCGGGTCCAACACCTACATCGAGGCGCTGATCGAAGCCGACGGCGCCGCGTTCCGCGCCGCCCACGACTGCCTCTTCCTCTGGCTGGACGCCGCGCCGGGGATGATGGAGTGGTACACCGGCCTGCGCGTCGACGACATGGTGCGGCGCGGCCTGGTGGACGAGACGCGCGCCGCCTTCGAGGAGGGCGCCGACTACACCCGCGGCGTGCGTCGCGCCATCGGCCTGCCCGAGATGCACGAGTACCTGCTGGCGGAGCGGGAGGGCACCATCGGCGAGGCCGAGATGGCGGCCATGCTCGAGCGCGCCGTGCGCGAGATCAAGGCCAACACGTTCGGCCTCGTCCTCCAGCAGGCGGCCAAGATCCGCCGCCTCAGCACGCTCGAAGGCTGGGACGTCCGCCGCGTCGACGCCACCGCCGTCTTTGCGTCCATGGCCGAGGGCTTGGGCCAGAAGGAGGTCTGGGAGTCGGCCGTGTGGGAACCGTGCCAAGAGATGGTGCGCCTCTTCCTCGGTGTGGGAACCCCTAATTTCCATGCTCCAGCTGCTACCCTGCCAACTGATCTGGAGGTGGATGAGGCCATGGCTGGGCTTTCCCAGGATGTCCCTGTTATCCCTGCTGCTGCAGTCGGCGACGATGATGGCAGTGTCGTGCTGACGCCGCCAGCACTGCACGAGCATGAGAATGAAGGATCCTTGAAGAACGGTGCTGCCGGCGTTGTACTCAATGGCACCGACGTCGTGGACAAGGATCCTGCCTGCGGTGCCCGCCACAGTGACGATCATGGAAGCTATGCCGGCGTTGCTCAGGCTGCTCCGGCAGCAGCTGGAGCTACGTCGGACGACACAGCCTAAGCTGTAAGCTaggagcatgcatgcatgcatggcttaATTACCGGCTTTGGAGCATTCCATGGTGCTTGGACACTCGTGCTTCAGACGTACTCCTTCACAGTCGGTCGTTGCATGCAAGCATGGGAGATAGTCATACAAGTCTCATGAGCTTATTAAGCTACTTTTACTGTTTGATAATTTAAGGTTTATctcttgttttctgaattattatgAAACATCCATGGCTATGATGATTGAATTTAAAGACATTTGTGTTGTTATTGTTACATATGTTCAATTTAGCTATCTCACATCTACTTTTCTAACCACATGATTTAGACATCAAGATTAGTATTCTTTGTTTTTTTTTTAATTGATTGATACTTTTCCTTGTACGTGTTACTCGCGGGGCGCCCGTCGTGCCAGTAAGCCGCTGTAGATCCATTTGAATTTGTTCCTCGTGTGTGCCTCGTTGGTTGTTGTGGCTAcaagtgaacattttttaattttctgttttctttctttttttcatttaTTTGTTTCAAATTCGTTAactttttaaattcatgatttgttattttttattttttatttccattTTAAATTTTTTAATTTATGATTCTTTTCATCGTTGTTAATTGATTGTCCACCACCAAACATGGGTTGTCCTTTTTTTTTCTCAAATTGCAACTCTATCCTCAACTTCATTTGTCATAGTTGCAatcccaccctcgactcgcaactagacTTTAACTTTCTTTGTCTAAGTTGGAAGTCCATGCATCAGCGACTGTAGCACTGCGGATCAATCGAATTGCGCCATGCATCAGCGACTCAATGCAGCCTAGCAGTGCAGAAAATTAATCTTACTCAAGTATGGTCCGTGCATGGGTGACAAGGAAAAATTAGagacaaacaaaaacaaaaaaaaggttACAAACAGTTGATGATGTCATGTTAGATGTGACATAATATGTCACATTTAGATGAGCTATAGACACACCCTTTAGCTATATGTAATTTGCCTGAACTATATTTGGGTAAGTCGATTCGTTGGCCGTTGATATATGCTTTGAGTGCGCCTTTTTTTTNNNNNNNNNNNNNNNNNNNNNNNNNNNNNNNNNNNNNNNNNNNNNNNNNNNNNNNNNNNNNNNNNNNNNNNNNNNNNNNNNNNNNNNNNNNNNNNNNNNNNNNNNNNNNNNNNNNNNNNNNNNNNNNNNNNNNNNNNNNNNNNNNNNNNNNNNNNNNNNNNNNNNNNNNNCATTGTCTGGCCCAGTTTTGAGTCATTCGATTTCTTATTGGGACGCGGCCCGTTATTTGTGCAACCGAGCCTTTCTTGTtgtccgaaatcactaattaaagagtactccttgcggagatcactccaactccctcaggttgcgacaaatggcgcgctgtatgtgcgccacttgtcgcaacctgagagttttccctttttcgtaaatccgtttattcaaaacgttttatctcttaaaccgtgcgtccaaatctcgaaccgctttcgtcattggattccttgcgtcgagatcttcaaaactagatctcatgttgataggttttgatgattttttttcacgaGAAAACCGAACGAAAAAACCGAATCGGGAACACGGgtttttttcccttttcgaaagaggcacgcccgtgcctctgacgaaatcacagccgtgtctctcgcgaaaaaaaaacagaaaacactttttttcctttccgaaagaggcacgcccgtgcctctcgcgaaagcacaaccgtgcctcttgccgtcttgcggaagcaaaaccgtgcctctcgtgaaagaaaaaaaaaacaaaaacgcgtttttttttcctttccgaaagacgcacgcccgtgcctctcgtgaaagcacaaccgtgcctctcgcgaaagcaaaaccgtgtctctcacgaaagaagaaagaaaacaaaaacgcgttttttttcctttccaaaagaggcacgcctctcgcggaagtaaaaccgtgcctctcacgaaagaaaaaaacagaaaacacattttttttgtttccaagaggcacagccgtgcctctcacgaaagcacaaccgtgcctctcacgaaaacaaaaccgtgactcttgcgaaaaaagaaaatgcattttttgcgcaaaaaaaataattttttttgatcgaaaagctagggaagaccggtagaaaaccaaaatatcaaaaaaaaaacccgaaaaaaaccgtttaaaaagccgaaaacgcgtgcgtaaaaataaaaaaataaaatccagAGGGAGTGccaagagcgcgacacgtggcgaatggctgtgaGTGCACCaactggcgctgatcgttgcgaggctcccgaaggagcgctcgttaattagttgctcccctcgttgtctttatttttttatgCGTTTTAGCTTTTTTTTCTTTATTAgtcagttttatttttcttttatgggCATTTTTTAGTTGGGTAAGCGTAAATTTATACATGCAAATACTTTCTCAATACTATATAATATGTGTCAGAGTTGCATTATTATATAATTGTTCTTTGCATATTATAAAAAATGCAATTACTGtgcaaagttgtttgaaatttacaaaaaatattcttcattttctttcttcttaaaagaAAATACCAATGTCACTCAGGGCACCTCCAACATCGACCCGTAAACCGCCAGCATATGTCCGGATTTGCAAGTTACAGCTATAGATGCTCTTAACAGTTACAACATGTAAAGCTCTTTTCAAAATGAATAAGTTTTCTAAAGggctttcgccctgctttatatataaagcatacCACCCGCCACAAACAAGCATACGAGTCCAGCCACAGCTACACAGTTCTCCGGTATTCTGGACACTTGCGACAAATACGTCAGAAGCTGGTAACAGAAGCATGCATGTTCAAGCGTGTGCTTAGGCTCTCTGGATAAATTTCCAGTGAGATAAATGCCGCACTTAAAGACATCTGCTGAAGAAcagatgatttccggataacattgATACAAGAATCGTGATATAACTTAGTGGAGACCATTATTATTTGAAACAACAAATCAAATTATATATAGCTAAATCACGACATAACTGTTGGCATGACACTGTCAGTAAATACAAGTGGAAAGATAcaaggttttttcttttctttttgagatGGGTAAGATACAAGTGCTGGTTTGAGAAGATTTATTTTGAGGAACACACTCAGATTTGTCGCTTATGTAGATTTCGACCGGACAATCCTCACGAATTAGTTTTCCATTTCAAGAGGCGAGTCAGAGTGAAATCTTAGCCTTGGAGGAAAGGCCCCTCCCCCattggggagtaaattgcagaaaaccatcACTTTAAAGGCAAGGTTTGCGAAAACCACTACAAtacaatttttttgcaaaaaacaccgtctCTTCGGTAATCATTTTGCAGAAAGCACTGATCGGCGTATTTGCCTCTATTGAGCGCGTTTATGACAGACGGGGCCCGTTTTCTGCTTACGTGGCACAACAGTTTAGGTTTAATGCAAAAACGCCCCTCGACTTTCTCCACACTGCTCCCAGGCCCTCCAACACGCCTCAGCCGGCAAGCGCGCACACGAGCTCAGCGCCGCCCCTCCTCCCCAGCGCTCGAGGTGTCGCACCGCCCTCGGACGGCGGAGGGTTGTTGGGGAGCTCCAACACGGCGGTGGGCAGGGCCGGGATGGGTGGCGTCCTCTGCCTCGAACTACGTGTGGCAACGGCAATGGCGCCCGGGCCTTTGCCTTGGCCAGGTCGGGACAGGTGCGGCGGCCTTCTTCGTCGACCTAGGCGCGGCCGGATCTGGCCACATCGGCCTCCACCGTCCCCGCCCGTCACCGGATCTGGCGGGAATGCCCCGGGCAACTCGGCGTGCTGAGCGCGTGGGGCTACAACGTCCGCGGCCCCGTTGACCATTCGGCAGCGCCACCATGAAGAAGAAAAGGAGAGGGGCGACGCTAGAGCCCGTCACCGGCAGGAAGGCCGCCACATGGAGTCGTCGTTACCATCGAGGGTGCTGCGATTAGGGCAGCCATGGCAGCGACCGAAGCAGCAGGGATGGCCTGGGGAAGAAGAGGGCGGAAGGGTGATGACCTGGGAAAGAAGAGGGCCAGTGAATGCCAAACGTGTGCAGCTGGCAGGCGGCAGGCCGGCAGCGGCCACGATGGCGTACTGCAGCAGCCCACACGTGAGCCGCGCCTCCTATCGCCCAGCGTAGCCCTGTCCACCATAGAACGAGGCGTTGGGGAGgactcccccgatccagatcctgCTCAGGAGGAGCAGTTCCACCACGGAGGAGTGTTGGGGCTAATTGTGTTTTTCATTTTTGATTTAGGGGTGTCTCTGCAAAATTCTAGGGTCTAGTTTGTAATTTTAGATCAAAACCCATAAATTGCAAAAAAATTAGGCCACGCAAGCAGAAAACGGGCCCCACCCATCATAAACATGCTCAATAGAAGCAAATACGCCGATCAGTGCTTTCTGCAAAAAAAATACCGAAGACACcgctttttttgcaaaaaaaaagtatTGTAGTGGTTTTTGCaaaccttgccttcaaagtggtggttttctgcaatttactctcCATTCGAAGAGGCGGATCGCCGTCTTCTTGAGCTTGTGGAAAATGATTTGATAGGGATCGGTATGGTCAACCCGTTCATTCCACGCCCTTTGAACCACCTCGCTGAAGCCGGGCATGGATGCCCAAAAGTTTTTCAAAATTAAAATTTCAAGGCCTCCTAGGGCCCTTGTCATCGGCAAGCAAAAGCGGTCAATGATCACAAAGGGATGATGAAAGTGCATCGAGAATATGCGTGTTGAAGGTTGTATCCCACTCGGCATTGCAAAAAAAGAGTCGAGCTTGCATAACGTTGGGTTTTCCCTCTCGTTGCTCTAAGTGAACCTTCGATTTTGGAGATGAATTTCTTTGAGCTCGCAACTATGGAGTGTTGCCTTCAAGTGAACCTCCAAACCGCTCTTCTGGTAATCCTTCGCCTCAACATTGCCCAAGAGGAGAGGCCTCTCTCTCCCGAGGAGCCTGAACTTCAGGCTAGGCTTAAGAGAGTGGTCATTGCTTGACCGTGATCGAGAGATCCCGCAAGAAACAATGTGCGCGAATATCCAACCTCAAAGAATGCGATGCCAGTACTAAATTCTTCCACCGCTAGGTTAATGCTAggaggagaaaaaaatcatatcCGTCGAATCAAGAACAAGCATGGTTGGGTTACTAAGCATGAAGCCAAAGAGAAATTAATCCAAGACCACTTctctcatgtcatgaagaaaggagCTAAAGGTTCTAAAGATTTCAACTGGGAGGAGCTCAATATGGAACACCTTGACTTGCATGCCATCCGTTCCTCCCCATcccgtccctccctctctcacgtcCCTCCCGTCCCTCCCCCGTGCGGCGGCGCCGCCCCTCACCGGGGAGCCCCCGCCCTCCTCCTACAGCCTCGCCCCTCCCCCGCTACCCTCCACCGCCGTCGCCCGGGGCGTCACAGGGCAAAGCCCTTGTGGCGTGGCGGCGGTGGCGATTTCTCCTTGGATCTCGATCTGGTTGGGAGGCGGCGCTCCTCTCCGGCCAGATCGGCGGGGGTGGCGCAGATNNNNNNNNNNNNNNNNNNNNNNNNNNNNNNNNNNNNNNNNNNNNNNNNNNNNNNNNNNNNNNNNNNNNNNNNNNNNNNNNNNNNNNNNNNNNNNNNNNNNNNNNNNNNNNNNNNNNNNNNNNNNNNNNNNNNNNNNNNNNNNNNNNNNNNNNNNNNNTCTGGCCTTGACTCATGTCGGGCTAATTCGTTGTGCTACAGATCTCAATCGCCGTCGGTAGGGCACTGCCCCTGAACTTGATCTGCAACACGAGGATGtctggggcgccggccctaggcttggtggtggtggcctTCTTCTTCGTCGGAGTTGGTCGGCCGGCTGGCTGTGCTCGCGTGGTCATGCAGTGACCGGCGGCTTGGTCGGTCGGAGGCGGCGGAACTTGGCCGGTGGCAGCGGCAAAGTTCTGTCTGGAtcctggggcggcggccctggagggtGGCGGCCGGTGAAGCTCGGGCTTTCTGCGGCGGCATGGCGTGGTGCAGTCCTGTCCAAGGCGGATCTGTGACGCCGATCTGCTATGGATTGGTCCAGATCAGAGACGGTGACGAGCGCGCGGGATCCTTCTCGGCGGCTCTCGCGGCTTGGCGAGGCGGGGTGGGAGCCCTCCTCAGTGGCCGGTGCGCCAGGGATCCcacggtggcactgttgccacaGTTGGTCGCCGAATCTAGGCGGCtggatctggggctttgaaggcggtcgagacgGTGCATAGGTTGTTGGGTGGATTTCTTGggacggatccgggtgaaaacttgatcttcGGTCAATGGTCAgagccggtgatgacgatgcccttatcatcgttttcttcatgaaggcatcatcgaggtcaagctcccaactccactcaatacctctaggggaaaccctagatcagctgaTCGGATGTTGGCGGCAATCATGTGTCATAACCCCCTTGGGGAcggcattcttggaggtgcactcggCTTCACAGGACCAGCGGATGGCTTCTTTGGTGAAGCGGTGCTTCATCCATACATTCATGGCGACGGACCTGGACGGCGTGGCGCAATGCAGATTCGGAGTTTGATGTGGGAGGATGGACACGCGCAGGAGGAtgacgctgtctggcgtcatggcggCGTCGACGAcagagagacctggcacggtagatgcaacagtatagctctgaagatggactctggcaggtggctgcggcggccccatacccggcaggcgtcctgattgaggagtgcgccggactgataggtgccccataccaggcaggcgtcctggttgggacctcaggtcttagatgtttaggtttggctgcgatgtctgtttggtattaggcccagactatcagcgccccatcaattggataggtgtagcgacagttgttgcttagacggtggctttagtcttactgttgtatgactttgtaaggtcttgtgagaataattaataaagtggccgtatgcatcgcccagatgcagaggccgggggtcatcctccttttctaaaaaaaaaaaaccTTGACTTGCATGGCCTTGACTCTCCAATGACCGAGATGGAGGTTCTTGAAGCAATCGACGACATGCCAAATGACAAGGCCCCGGGACCCGATGGCTTCACGGGCCTATTCTTCAAGAAGTCTTGGGAAATTCGTAACTTGTTGTCCCCAAGTCCAAAACTACAGAGTATGCCATCAAAAACTCATGATCCCTACGGCTGACTAGAAAAGTAAACAGCATGCTGCTATAGTCGTCAATATGCGAGGCAAGCGTCTTGCTGGCCTCGGGCACTGTCACGGCTCCCGGACGGATGTATGCGGCGCCGGTAATACCAGGGAGGATGGCTAGCTCCGGAACATCATCGAGGAAACAAGACAAGCTAGTTCTGGAACAGGAACTTGAGGTCAGCCTCTGTAAGCTTTGACATGGCCTCTGGCGAGTCACCCACGGTGCTGCAAAAAAGGACGGGAACAAAGTATATGTCAGCCAACATCATCCCATCCACCCGGCCG encodes:
- the LOC119301589 gene encoding adenylate isopentenyltransferase 5, chloroplastic-like; translation: MECKRVNTQSPKPKVVFVLGATATGKSKLAISLAKRFGGEVINSDKIQVYDGVPILSNKVTQEESAGVPHHLLGGVHPDADFTAEDFRREAQAAISVVLSAGRLPVVAGGSNTYIEALIEADGAAFRAAHDCLFLWLDAAPGMMEWYTGLRVDDMVRRGLVDETRAAFEEGADYTRGVRRAIGLPEMHEYLLAEREGTIGEAEMAAMLERAVREIKANTFGLVLQQAAKIRRLSTLEGWDVRRVDATAVFASMAEGLGQKEVWESAVWEPCQEMVRLFLGVGTPNFHAPAATLPTDLEVDEAMAGLSQDVPVIPAAAVGDDDGSVVLTPPALHEHENEGSLKNGAAGVVLNGTDVVDKDPACGARHSDDHGSYAGVAQAAPAAAGATSDDTA